The [Eubacterium] siraeum genome contains a region encoding:
- a CDS encoding amino acid ABC transporter ATP-binding protein: MSILSVKNLSKSFGKLEVLNDISFNVEKGEVISIIGPSGSGKSTLLRCINQFEKIDSGECEICGITMTRNDENGKAVYADNKTLHDIRLKIGLVFQNFNLFPHMSVLKNITEAPVHVLKQDKMQAEQTAMELLGKMGLADKANEYPCNLSGGQQQRVSIARALALSPELLFFDEPTSALDPELTGEILKVIKSLAEEKMTMVIVTHEMQFASEISDRVIFMDGGYVIENGTPDEVFNNSQNERTRQFLERYHS, encoded by the coding sequence ATGTCAATACTCAGTGTAAAGAATCTATCAAAGAGCTTCGGAAAGCTCGAAGTTTTAAACGATATTTCATTCAATGTGGAGAAGGGCGAGGTAATATCTATAATAGGCCCGTCGGGAAGCGGAAAATCAACGCTCCTGCGCTGTATAAATCAGTTTGAGAAGATAGACAGCGGCGAGTGCGAGATATGCGGCATCACTATGACAAGAAACGATGAAAACGGCAAGGCGGTATATGCCGACAACAAAACGCTCCACGATATAAGGCTTAAAATCGGTCTTGTGTTCCAGAACTTCAACTTGTTTCCGCATATGTCGGTGCTGAAGAATATCACAGAGGCACCTGTCCATGTGTTAAAGCAGGACAAGATGCAGGCAGAACAGACGGCTATGGAGTTGCTCGGCAAAATGGGACTTGCGGATAAGGCAAACGAATATCCGTGCAATCTGTCGGGCGGTCAGCAGCAGCGTGTGTCTATCGCAAGAGCGCTTGCACTCAGCCCCGAACTTCTTTTCTTTGATGAGCCGACATCTGCGCTCGACCCTGAGCTGACCGGCGAGATACTCAAGGTAATAAAGAGCCTTGCGGAAGAAAAGATGACTATGGTTATCGTAACTCACGAAATGCAGTTTGCAAGCGAGATTTCCGACCGTGTAATATTTATGGACGGCGGATATGTTATTGAGAACGGCACTCCCGACGAGGTATTCAACAACAGCCAAAACGAGCGTACACGTCAGTTCCTTGAAAGGTATCATTCCTGA
- a CDS encoding amino acid ABC transporter permease: MINYRKIKEELNMTGEQIMKVTGILLENLIPTLKIFGFTLLFSIPLGLIVAALKMCRFKPISWLTNLYILIMRGTPLMLQIIVVYYALPFLKTATKGSGGFVESLLSGVDPAAESFMFTMVIIAFVLNYAAYFAEIFRGGIESIPRGQYEAAAALGMTKAQTFFRIILPQVIKRIVPASSNEVITLVKDTSLANVVAYSEIMLAAKQQMMNYSSLVPLFIAGVFYFVMATVLTALFGFIEKKLNYYR; encoded by the coding sequence ATGATAAATTATCGGAAGATTAAGGAAGAATTAAATATGACCGGCGAACAGATAATGAAGGTTACGGGGATACTCCTGGAAAACCTTATCCCCACACTTAAGATTTTCGGCTTTACGTTGCTTTTTTCAATACCGCTCGGACTTATCGTTGCGGCGCTGAAGATGTGCAGGTTCAAGCCAATATCGTGGCTTACAAATCTATACATACTCATAATGCGCGGAACACCGCTTATGCTCCAGATCATAGTTGTCTACTATGCACTGCCGTTTTTAAAGACGGCTACCAAAGGCTCGGGCGGATTCGTGGAAAGCCTGCTGAGCGGCGTAGATCCTGCCGCAGAGAGCTTTATGTTCACTATGGTAATTATCGCATTCGTGCTGAACTATGCGGCATATTTTGCCGAGATATTCAGGGGCGGCATAGAGTCTATACCGAGAGGTCAGTATGAAGCGGCGGCGGCTCTGGGAATGACAAAGGCACAGACGTTCTTCAGGATAATTCTCCCGCAGGTAATAAAGCGTATCGTTCCTGCTTCATCAAACGAAGTAATTACGCTTGTAAAGGATACATCGCTTGCAAATGTCGTTGCTTACTCGGAAATAATGCTTGCGGCAAAACAGCAGATGATGAACTACAGCTCGCTCGTTCCGCTGTTTATTGCAGGTGTTTTCTATTTCGTAATGGCTACTGTGCTGACAGCGCTGTTCGGCTTTATCGAAAAGAAACTGAACTACTACAGATAA